In the genome of Chryseobacterium oryzae, one region contains:
- the fabF gene encoding beta-ketoacyl-ACP synthase II, protein MELKRVVVTGFGAITPVGNNASEYWESLVKGKSGAAPITLFDATNFKTRFACEVKNFNPLDYFDKKEAKKMDRNTQLGLVAAREAVSHSKIIEDNVDKNRVGVIWGSGIGGLETFETEVLGWANTDIPRFNPFFIPKMIADITPGHISIEYGFHGPNYTTVSACASSANALIDSKMLIQLGKADVIVCGGSEAAVTASGVGGFNAMMALSTRNDDPTTASRPFDKDRDGFVLGEGAGCIVLEEYEHAVKRGATIYAELLGGGMSADAHHMTAPHPEGLGAYLVMKNCLEDAGLTADEVDHINMHGTSTPLGDIAESNAISRLLGEHAYDIQINSTKSMTGHLLGAAGVIEAIAALGTIIHGIVPPTINHFTDDENIDSRLNFTFNEAVKKDVKVAMSNTFGFGGHNACVLFKKI, encoded by the coding sequence ATGGAATTAAAAAGAGTAGTTGTAACTGGTTTTGGCGCAATAACACCTGTAGGTAACAATGCGAGTGAATACTGGGAAAGTCTTGTAAAAGGCAAGAGCGGAGCCGCTCCTATTACTCTTTTTGATGCCACAAATTTCAAAACCCGATTTGCGTGTGAAGTGAAAAACTTCAATCCTTTAGACTATTTCGACAAGAAAGAAGCTAAAAAAATGGATAGAAATACGCAGTTAGGATTGGTTGCTGCCAGAGAAGCAGTAAGTCATTCAAAAATTATAGAAGACAATGTTGATAAAAACAGAGTCGGCGTAATTTGGGGATCTGGAATCGGAGGTTTAGAAACATTCGAAACGGAAGTTTTGGGTTGGGCAAACACCGATATTCCAAGATTCAATCCTTTTTTTATTCCTAAAATGATTGCGGACATTACCCCGGGACATATTTCTATAGAATATGGTTTCCATGGTCCCAATTATACTACGGTTTCAGCTTGTGCATCATCTGCGAACGCTCTTATTGATTCTAAAATGCTTATTCAGCTCGGAAAAGCCGACGTAATAGTTTGCGGAGGTTCTGAAGCAGCGGTTACAGCGAGCGGAGTCGGAGGTTTTAATGCTATGATGGCACTTTCTACAAGAAATGATGATCCTACAACGGCATCTCGACCTTTCGACAAAGACAGAGACGGATTTGTTTTAGGCGAAGGCGCAGGTTGCATCGTTCTTGAAGAGTATGAACACGCTGTGAAGCGTGGAGCAACAATTTATGCAGAATTATTGGGTGGCGGTATGAGTGCAGATGCACATCACATGACAGCACCACATCCTGAAGGTTTGGGAGCTTATCTGGTAATGAAAAATTGTCTAGAAGATGCAGGACTTACTGCTGATGAAGTAGACCATATCAATATGCATGGTACATCTACTCCATTAGGAGATATTGCAGAATCTAATGCAATTTCTAGATTATTGGGTGAACACGCTTACGATATTCAGATTAATTCTACAAAATCAATGACAGGACACCTTTTAGGTGCAGCCGGAGTTATTGAAGCAATTGCTGCTTTGGGAACAATTATTCATGGTATCGTTCCTCCTACAATCAACCATTTTACTGATGATGAAAACATCGACAGCAGACTGAATTTCACGTTTAATGAAGCTGTAAAAAAAGATGTAAAAGTTGCCATGAGTAATACTTTTGGATTTGGTGGACACAATGCCTGTGTTCTATTTAAGAAAATCTAA
- the rnc gene encoding ribonuclease III → MELQKYFSKFLLKQRKRTLTERDYFLSTELNKILGTDIQNINFYREAFSTKSSSKNQDSNYERLEFLGDSVLGTIISCHLFHTYPKANEGYMTQMKSKIVNRKNLNKLGEDLKLTSLLQKNNHSAALGENISGNLFEALIGAIYLDLQYETCKKIVLEKLLTPTEINKLENKIVSYKGLLLEWSQKKKLNIKYETCEEIQVNKSIVFRCHVWLGNEKISNATETSKKKAEEKAAQRAFYILNKKENILGNSKTL, encoded by the coding sequence ATGGAGTTACAGAAATACTTTTCTAAATTCCTCCTCAAACAAAGAAAAAGAACACTTACTGAAAGAGATTATTTTCTAAGTACGGAGCTAAATAAAATTTTAGGCACTGACATTCAGAATATTAACTTCTACAGAGAAGCTTTTTCTACAAAAAGTTCTTCTAAAAACCAGGATAGCAATTACGAAAGACTGGAATTTTTAGGAGATTCTGTTTTGGGTACAATTATTTCTTGCCATTTGTTTCATACTTATCCTAAAGCTAATGAGGGATATATGACACAAATGAAATCTAAGATTGTAAATAGGAAGAATCTCAATAAACTGGGTGAAGACTTAAAGCTTACAAGCCTTTTACAAAAAAACAACCATTCTGCTGCTTTAGGCGAAAATATTTCGGGCAATTTGTTTGAAGCACTTATCGGTGCAATTTATCTGGACTTGCAATACGAAACGTGCAAAAAAATCGTTTTAGAAAAGTTGCTTACCCCAACAGAAATTAATAAGCTTGAAAATAAAATTGTAAGTTATAAAGGTCTTTTACTAGAATGGAGCCAGAAGAAAAAACTGAATATAAAATATGAAACCTGCGAAGAAATTCAGGTGAACAAATCTATTGTTTTTCGCTGTCATGTATGGCTTGGAAATGAAAAAATTTCTAATGCAACAGAAACTTCAAAGAAAAAGGCAGAAGAAAAAGCAGCACAAAGGGCATTTTATATTTTAAATAAAAAAGAAAATATACTTGGAAATTCAAAAACTTTATGA
- a CDS encoding IPExxxVDY family protein, with protein sequence MEIQKLYDFDETDFEDITIGLVRLVKHIPDHEFFFKINHFNDLKFSRIEDLIYHGKYYDFSFPRYEAYHKYTKTCFTFIANKSSESKQKKLQTELFSEEENIKFLLNNHPDVEYILHSSEQFPDFSVILLAENLVFPIQDYIIGSEEELYQIIQYYE encoded by the coding sequence TTGGAAATTCAAAAACTTTATGATTTTGACGAAACGGATTTTGAAGATATTACCATAGGCTTGGTAAGATTGGTAAAACATATTCCGGATCATGAGTTTTTTTTTAAGATAAATCATTTTAACGATTTAAAATTTTCAAGAATAGAAGATCTTATTTACCATGGTAAATATTATGATTTTTCATTTCCCAGATATGAAGCATATCATAAATACACCAAAACTTGCTTCACTTTTATTGCAAACAAATCATCAGAAAGTAAGCAAAAAAAACTGCAGACTGAACTCTTCTCAGAAGAAGAAAACATTAAATTTTTATTAAATAATCATCCAGATGTAGAATATATTCTGCATAGTTCGGAACAATTTCCTGATTTTTCCGTAATTTTGCTGGCTGAAAATCTTGTGTTTCCTATCCAAGATTACATAATAGGTTCTGAAGAAGAACTTTATCAAATAATACAGTATTATGAATAA
- the pyk gene encoding pyruvate kinase has product MNKYLKKTKIIATLGPASSSKEVMLGLMRAGVDIFRINFSHADYDLVRSNIEIIRELNKEYGYSVGILGDLQGPKLRVGVVKEGSYLNPGDVLTFTNEKIEGDSTKVYMTYQQFPQDVNVGERILIDDGKLVLEVLETNKIDTVKAKTIQGGPLSSKKGVNLPNTNVSLPALTEKDIQDANFMLDMEVDWIALSFVRHAQDIIDLKELISKHPNGTIKTPIIAKIEKPEGVKNIEEILLECDGLMVARGDLGVEVPMEEVPAIQKNLVERARFYSKPVIIATQMMETMINSLTPTRAEVNDVANSVLDGADAVMLSGETSVGRYPIQVVENMAKIVKNIEMTNFYQHKNEPIEKDFNCIDERFITNRVCLAAVRIAKSTNVAAIVTLTSSGYTAFQLSAHRPNSHIIVFSGNKRVITMLNLLWGVRAYYYDMNKPTDETIIQVNMLTHNHGYIETGDFVININATPSYEGGKTNTLRLTTI; this is encoded by the coding sequence ATGAATAAGTATTTAAAGAAGACTAAAATTATTGCAACACTGGGCCCTGCTTCATCTTCGAAAGAAGTGATGTTGGGATTAATGAGAGCGGGTGTTGACATTTTCAGAATAAATTTTTCGCATGCAGACTACGACTTAGTTCGCTCAAATATTGAAATAATAAGAGAGTTAAATAAAGAATACGGTTATTCTGTAGGAATTTTGGGAGATTTACAGGGACCTAAATTGAGAGTTGGAGTTGTAAAAGAAGGTTCTTACCTGAATCCTGGTGATGTTCTTACATTTACCAACGAAAAAATAGAAGGCGATTCTACAAAAGTTTATATGACTTATCAGCAGTTTCCTCAAGACGTAAATGTAGGAGAAAGAATCTTGATTGATGATGGTAAACTTGTTTTGGAAGTTTTAGAAACCAATAAAATTGATACTGTTAAAGCTAAAACAATTCAGGGAGGACCATTAAGCTCTAAAAAAGGGGTTAACCTTCCGAATACCAACGTTTCTCTTCCTGCATTAACAGAAAAAGACATTCAGGACGCCAACTTTATGCTTGATATGGAAGTGGATTGGATTGCTCTTTCTTTCGTTCGTCATGCACAGGATATTATAGATTTAAAAGAATTAATTTCTAAACATCCGAATGGTACGATTAAAACTCCAATCATCGCTAAGATTGAAAAACCGGAAGGTGTAAAAAATATCGAAGAAATCTTGTTAGAATGTGATGGATTAATGGTTGCAAGAGGTGATTTAGGAGTGGAAGTTCCTATGGAAGAAGTTCCTGCCATTCAGAAAAACCTGGTTGAAAGAGCAAGATTTTACTCAAAACCGGTAATCATTGCAACCCAAATGATGGAAACAATGATTAACAGTTTAACGCCTACTAGAGCAGAAGTAAATGACGTTGCCAATTCTGTATTAGACGGTGCAGATGCAGTAATGCTTTCAGGAGAAACTTCTGTAGGTAGATACCCAATTCAGGTGGTGGAAAACATGGCGAAAATTGTGAAAAATATAGAAATGACTAATTTCTATCAACACAAAAACGAACCTATTGAAAAAGATTTCAATTGTATTGATGAACGTTTCATTACCAACAGGGTTTGTCTTGCTGCCGTAAGAATTGCAAAAAGTACCAACGTTGCAGCTATTGTAACATTAACAAGTTCTGGTTATACAGCCTTTCAATTATCAGCTCACAGACCTAATTCCCACATTATTGTTTTCAGTGGAAATAAGAGAGTTATTACAATGCTGAATTTACTTTGGGGAGTTCGTGCTTATTATTATGACATGAATAAACCTACTGACGAAACTATTATTCAGGTAAATATGTTGACGCATAACCATGGTTATATAGAAACCGGAGATTTCGTTATCAACATCAATGCAACTCCGTCTTATGAAGGTGGAAAAACAAATACATTGAGATTAACTACAATTTAA
- a CDS encoding aldehyde dehydrogenase family protein — MEKLIEKKLLKAEQTFQEWKKVPFEEKQKLIAKAAEIFKSKAENFGKIITDEMHKPISQSISEVEKSALMMNYYAEAENVLKPEKIQSEYSISEIHFVPKGVILGVMPWNFPFWQVLRFATPAILAGNTVVLKHASICFGSGNAIEKVFIEAGFPEGLFQNLEIGHKEVEEVLEHSIIKGVSLTGSGKAGAEVAATAGKNIKKSLLELGGSDAFIVLDDADLGEAAKVGALARLQNCGQTCVAAKRFIVQKNIEFDFLPKFILEYKKYIPADPHLKESKLSGMARPDLADDLEKQYQKALDNGAEVIIPLERISENEFNPGLIRVAEGNPILLDELFGPLGMVMIAEDDKEALKIANDIPFGLSNSVWTSDKDRQHFFIENLESGTVNINRMTSSDPRFPFGGTKSSGYGTELSLHALKEFVTIKTVLGK; from the coding sequence ATGGAAAAATTAATAGAAAAAAAGCTTTTAAAAGCGGAACAAACTTTTCAGGAATGGAAAAAAGTTCCTTTTGAAGAAAAGCAAAAACTCATTGCCAAAGCGGCTGAAATTTTTAAATCTAAAGCTGAAAATTTTGGTAAAATTATTACCGACGAGATGCACAAACCCATTTCTCAATCTATTTCTGAGGTAGAGAAAAGTGCTTTAATGATGAATTATTATGCGGAAGCAGAAAATGTTTTAAAACCCGAAAAAATTCAATCTGAATACAGTATTTCCGAAATTCATTTTGTGCCTAAAGGCGTAATTTTAGGCGTAATGCCATGGAATTTCCCTTTCTGGCAGGTTTTAAGATTTGCTACACCTGCAATTTTAGCAGGGAATACAGTAGTTCTGAAACATGCATCCATTTGCTTCGGAAGTGGTAATGCGATAGAAAAAGTCTTTATTGAAGCTGGTTTCCCTGAAGGTTTGTTTCAAAATTTAGAAATCGGACATAAAGAAGTTGAGGAAGTTTTAGAACATAGTATCATAAAAGGGGTAAGTCTCACCGGAAGTGGAAAAGCAGGTGCAGAAGTAGCCGCAACTGCCGGAAAGAATATCAAAAAATCTCTGCTTGAATTGGGTGGAAGTGATGCATTTATCGTTTTGGATGATGCCGATTTAGGCGAAGCTGCAAAAGTAGGTGCTTTGGCAAGACTTCAGAATTGTGGGCAAACCTGTGTTGCTGCAAAAAGATTTATTGTTCAAAAAAATATTGAGTTCGATTTTCTGCCAAAATTTATTTTAGAATATAAAAAATATATTCCGGCTGATCCTCATTTGAAAGAGTCCAAATTGAGCGGAATGGCAAGACCTGATTTAGCAGATGATTTGGAAAAACAATATCAGAAAGCTTTGGATAATGGTGCAGAAGTGATTATTCCTTTGGAAAGAATTTCTGAGAACGAGTTTAATCCCGGATTAATCCGAGTTGCAGAAGGCAATCCTATCTTGCTTGATGAATTATTTGGTCCTTTAGGAATGGTAATGATTGCAGAAGATGATAAAGAGGCTTTAAAAATAGCCAATGATATCCCTTTTGGTCTGTCTAATTCAGTTTGGACGTCTGATAAAGACCGTCAGCATTTTTTTATCGAAAACTTAGAATCCGGAACGGTTAATATTAATAGAATGACAAGTTCAGATCCTCGTTTTCCGTTTGGAGGAACCAAGTCTTCAGGTTATGGAACAGAACTTTCTCTGCACGCTTTAAAAGAATTTGTAACAATTAAAACGGTTTTAGGAAAGTAA
- the hutG gene encoding formimidoylglutamase — MNNIWQGRLDGEELLYHRIFQRVKEEKNYDTISPNDFVLHGFAVDEGVLRNKGRQGAKGAPNIIRRNMSNFPVVRPDFSFLDFGNIYCEDGNLENTQNELAKKVSKVLLKGGKSLVLGGGHEVTFGHYRGVKTAFPEQKIGIINFDSHFDNRQPENGVGASSGTGFWQIAQEGEIHSLHIGIQRNSNTLKLFDTAHQFGMKYILADELFFENLPSVYERVNELIDSVDVLYLTICMDVFNASIAPGVSASAYNGIFADSAFMHLYKHILKNEKLSALDIAEVNPEFDIQERTARLAASLANEWFII; from the coding sequence ATGAACAATATCTGGCAAGGAAGGCTGGATGGTGAAGAATTACTTTACCACAGAATTTTTCAGAGAGTAAAAGAAGAAAAAAATTACGATACCATTTCACCGAACGATTTCGTTTTACATGGGTTTGCAGTTGATGAGGGCGTTCTCAGAAATAAGGGAAGACAAGGTGCAAAAGGTGCTCCGAATATTATACGGAGAAATATGTCTAATTTTCCTGTAGTTCGTCCCGATTTTTCTTTTCTGGATTTCGGAAATATTTATTGTGAAGACGGAAATCTTGAAAATACTCAAAACGAACTGGCGAAAAAAGTTTCCAAAGTTCTGTTGAAAGGAGGTAAATCTTTGGTTTTAGGAGGTGGTCATGAAGTTACTTTCGGGCATTACCGTGGAGTAAAAACCGCTTTTCCTGAACAAAAAATAGGAATTATTAATTTCGATTCTCATTTTGATAACAGACAACCAGAAAATGGAGTAGGAGCAAGTTCGGGAACGGGATTTTGGCAAATTGCTCAGGAAGGTGAAATTCACTCTCTGCATATCGGAATTCAGAGAAATTCTAATACGTTGAAACTCTTTGATACTGCACACCAATTTGGGATGAAATATATTCTGGCAGATGAACTGTTCTTTGAAAATCTTCCTTCGGTGTATGAAAGAGTGAATGAACTCATTGATTCTGTGGATGTTCTTTATCTCACAATTTGCATGGATGTTTTCAATGCCTCTATTGCTCCGGGAGTTTCAGCATCGGCTTATAATGGTATTTTTGCTGACTCAGCATTCATGCATTTGTACAAACATATTCTCAAAAACGAAAAACTTTCTGCACTAGATATTGCAGAAGTAAACCCAGAGTTTGATATTCAGGAACGTACAGCAAGACTGGCTGCCAGTTTAGCTAATGAATGGTTTATAATCTAA
- the hutI gene encoding imidazolonepropionase, which yields MKLIGPFKQVVTLSHLPLRGKLSDEQLEIIPDGGILIQNGKILHIGNFEALKSENQNIEIETVEGEQIVLPAFVDSHTHICFGGNRANDFAMRNAGKTYLEIAENGGGIWSSVLHTRNASEEELLKTLVERINFLISLGITTIEIKSGYGLDVENELKMLRIIKKAQEQTKATLVPTCLSAHLKPRDFEGTNGEYLNYILSKILPKVKEEKLAKRVDIFIEKSAFQPEESKEFLLKTKDLGFNITVHADQFTSGSSRIAVEVGAKSADHLEATIDEDIAFLAKSDTVATALPGASLGLGEKFTPARKLLDAGAILAIASDWNPGSAPMGNLITQASILATFEKLTTAEVLAGITFRAAFALGLEDRGRLTEGFKADFVTFKTSNFQNVLYNQGSLKAENVYVDGLKTN from the coding sequence ATGAAACTTATAGGTCCATTCAAACAGGTTGTAACCCTTTCCCATCTTCCTTTAAGAGGAAAACTTTCTGACGAGCAGCTGGAAATTATACCCGATGGCGGAATTTTAATTCAAAACGGCAAAATTCTGCATATCGGAAATTTTGAAGCTCTGAAATCTGAGAATCAAAATATAGAAATAGAAACAGTAGAAGGGGAGCAGATTGTGCTTCCTGCTTTTGTAGATTCTCATACGCATATCTGTTTCGGAGGTAACAGAGCCAATGATTTTGCCATGCGTAATGCCGGAAAAACTTATCTGGAAATTGCCGAAAACGGCGGTGGTATCTGGAGTTCGGTTCTGCATACAAGAAATGCTTCCGAAGAAGAATTACTGAAAACTTTAGTTGAAAGAATTAATTTTTTAATTTCTTTGGGAATTACCACCATTGAAATAAAAAGCGGGTATGGTTTAGATGTAGAAAATGAGCTGAAAATGCTTAGAATTATAAAGAAAGCTCAGGAGCAGACAAAAGCTACTTTGGTTCCTACATGTCTGTCTGCACATTTGAAACCGAGAGATTTTGAAGGAACAAATGGAGAATATCTGAATTATATTTTGAGTAAAATTCTTCCGAAAGTAAAAGAAGAGAAATTAGCCAAACGAGTTGACATTTTTATTGAAAAATCGGCATTTCAACCTGAGGAAAGCAAAGAATTTTTGCTTAAAACTAAGGATTTAGGTTTTAATATTACCGTACATGCGGATCAGTTTACTTCCGGAAGTTCCAGAATTGCAGTAGAAGTGGGTGCTAAATCTGCAGATCATTTGGAAGCTACTATTGATGAAGATATTGCGTTTTTGGCAAAATCTGACACGGTTGCAACTGCTTTACCGGGTGCAAGTTTAGGTCTAGGCGAAAAGTTTACTCCTGCAAGAAAACTTTTGGATGCCGGAGCAATATTGGCAATTGCAAGCGACTGGAATCCCGGTTCTGCACCAATGGGAAATTTAATTACGCAAGCATCAATCTTAGCAACATTTGAAAAATTGACAACGGCTGAAGTTTTGGCGGGAATTACTTTTCGTGCTGCGTTTGCTCTAGGTTTGGAAGACAGAGGAAGATTGACAGAAGGTTTTAAAGCTGATTTTGTAACTTTTAAAACAAGTAATTTCCAGAATGTTCTTTATAATCAAGGAAGTTTGAAAGCGGAAAATGTGTATGTCGATGGACTTAAAACTAATTGA
- the ruvB gene encoding Holliday junction branch migration DNA helicase RuvB, producing the protein MPDFLHPDKDNYSDEELLQEEKIRPQSFKDFAGQRKTLENLEVFVTAAKRRGGALDHVLLHGPPGLGKTTLANIIANELGVSYKITSGPVLDKPGSLAGLLTNLEENDVLFIDEIHRLSPVVEEYLYSAMEDYKIDIMLETGPNARSVQIGLNPFTLVGATTRSGMLTKPMLARFGIQSRLEYYTIELLSMIIIRSARVLGVKIYEDAAIEIARRSRGTPRIANALLRRVRDFAEIKGNGEIEIEITKYALNSLNVDEFGLDEMDNKIMRVMIENFKGKPVGISALATSIAENPETLEEVYEPFLIQEGFIIRTPRGREVTEKAYKHLNIAKPKNPGELF; encoded by the coding sequence ATGCCTGATTTTTTACATCCAGATAAAGACAATTATTCTGACGAGGAGCTTCTGCAGGAAGAAAAAATCCGCCCGCAAAGCTTCAAGGATTTTGCAGGACAGAGAAAAACACTGGAAAATCTCGAAGTCTTTGTTACCGCCGCCAAAAGACGCGGTGGAGCACTTGATCATGTGCTTCTGCACGGTCCGCCAGGATTAGGAAAAACCACTTTAGCCAATATTATCGCCAATGAATTAGGAGTAAGTTACAAAATTACCTCCGGTCCTGTTTTAGATAAACCTGGAAGTTTAGCCGGCTTACTGACGAATCTTGAGGAAAACGACGTGCTTTTCATTGATGAAATCCACAGGCTTTCCCCTGTTGTAGAAGAATATCTGTATTCTGCAATGGAAGATTATAAGATTGATATTATGCTGGAAACCGGTCCGAACGCAAGAAGTGTACAGATTGGCTTGAATCCTTTTACTTTGGTTGGAGCAACTACCAGAAGCGGAATGCTTACAAAACCTATGTTGGCAAGATTTGGAATTCAAAGCAGACTGGAATATTATACCATTGAATTATTATCAATGATAATCATCCGCAGTGCGAGAGTTTTAGGTGTAAAAATATATGAAGATGCGGCAATAGAAATCGCCAGAAGAAGCCGTGGAACGCCCAGAATTGCCAATGCACTTTTGAGAAGAGTTCGTGACTTTGCGGAAATCAAAGGAAATGGAGAAATTGAAATAGAGATTACCAAATATGCTTTAAACTCTTTGAATGTGGATGAATTTGGTCTGGACGAAATGGATAACAAAATTATGCGGGTAATGATCGAAAATTTCAAAGGAAAACCTGTGGGAATTTCTGCTTTAGCAACATCTATTGCAGAAAATCCTGAAACGCTGGAGGAGGTTTATGAACCTTTTCTTATTCAGGAAGGGTTTATCATCCGAACACCGAGAGGGCGTGAGGTGACGGAAAAAGCTTATAAGCATTTGAATATTGCTAAGCCAAAAAATCCGGGAGAATTATTTTGA
- a CDS encoding MBL fold metallo-hydrolase, whose protein sequence is MKLYPIQCGKFKLDGGAMFGVVPKSLWEKTNPADERNLIELGTRSLLVEDGKKLILIDCGLGNKQDEKFFGHYSLWGDDTLDNNLKKYGFVRDDITDVFLTHLHFDHCGGAIEWNDDKSGYRPAFKNAHFWTNENHWQWATEPNAREKASFLKENIIPIQESGQLNFLPLPTNGNYGFAPDLKMDVIFVDGHTEKQMLPVIQYQEKTIVFAADLIPTTGHIPQVYVMGYDTRPLLTIEEKAKFLKQCVDNDYLLFFEHDAHNELASLKMTEKGVRLDQTFTFNDVFGY, encoded by the coding sequence ATGAAACTATACCCGATCCAATGCGGAAAATTTAAGCTTGACGGCGGAGCTATGTTCGGAGTCGTCCCGAAGAGTCTGTGGGAAAAAACCAACCCTGCAGACGAAAGAAATTTAATTGAACTCGGAACAAGATCTTTGCTTGTGGAAGATGGCAAAAAACTCATTTTAATCGACTGTGGTCTTGGAAATAAGCAGGACGAAAAATTCTTTGGTCATTATTCTCTTTGGGGAGATGATACTTTAGATAATAATTTAAAAAAGTATGGTTTTGTGAGAGATGATATTACCGATGTCTTCTTAACGCACCTCCATTTTGATCATTGCGGTGGAGCTATTGAATGGAATGACGATAAATCCGGATACAGACCAGCCTTTAAAAATGCTCATTTCTGGACGAATGAAAACCATTGGCAATGGGCAACTGAACCCAATGCAAGAGAAAAAGCAAGTTTTCTGAAAGAAAATATCATCCCAATTCAGGAAAGCGGACAGCTGAATTTTTTACCGCTACCAACCAACGGAAATTATGGTTTTGCTCCGGATTTGAAAATGGATGTAATATTTGTGGATGGTCATACAGAAAAACAGATGCTTCCGGTAATTCAATATCAGGAAAAAACGATAGTTTTTGCAGCAGATTTAATTCCGACAACCGGGCATATTCCTCAGGTTTATGTAATGGGTTATGATACAAGACCTCTTTTAACCATTGAAGAAAAGGCAAAATTCCTGAAACAATGCGTTGATAATGATTATCTTCTGTTTTTTGAACACGATGCACATAACGAACTGGCAAGTCTGAAAATGACTGAAAAAGGAGTTCGTCTGGATCAGACTTTCACATTTAACGATGTTTTTGGATATTGA
- the coaE gene encoding dephospho-CoA kinase (Dephospho-CoA kinase (CoaE) performs the final step in coenzyme A biosynthesis.), producing MEEIHSENQKSEPDPLSASKIIGLTGGIGSGKTTVAKFIENCGFPVYYSDDRAKEIVNDNDDLKSKIKELLGEESYLQNGLYNRKFVAEKVFNDKELLQQLNEIIHPAVRIDFEKWVNKQTQYLIFKETALLFELKLNKQCYQSILVTAEDNIRIKRVMDRDGKTYREVQSVMEQQMPEREKIKIADFLIYNNTGLDDLKDQTEKIIFEIE from the coding sequence ATGGAAGAAATACATTCAGAAAATCAGAAAAGTGAGCCAGATCCCTTATCTGCTTCCAAAATAATTGGTTTAACAGGAGGAATTGGTTCAGGAAAAACTACAGTTGCAAAGTTTATTGAAAATTGTGGTTTTCCGGTATATTATTCAGATGACCGTGCAAAAGAAATCGTGAATGATAATGATGATTTAAAATCAAAAATAAAAGAACTTTTAGGCGAAGAATCTTACCTACAAAACGGATTATACAATCGTAAATTTGTTGCTGAAAAGGTATTTAATGACAAAGAACTTCTTCAGCAATTAAATGAGATTATTCATCCCGCTGTGCGTATTGATTTTGAAAAATGGGTAAATAAGCAAACCCAATATTTAATCTTTAAAGAAACCGCTTTATTATTTGAATTAAAACTGAACAAGCAGTGTTATCAATCTATTTTAGTTACTGCCGAAGATAACATCAGAATAAAAAGAGTGATGGATCGTGACGGTAAAACTTATCGAGAAGTACAGTCTGTCATGGAACAACAAATGCCTGAAAGGGAAAAAATTAAAATAGCAGATTTTCTAATTTATAATAATACCGGTCTGGATGATTTAAAAGATCAAACCGAAAAAATTATTTTTGAGATTGAGTAA